A region from the Leopardus geoffroyi isolate Oge1 chromosome C2, O.geoffroyi_Oge1_pat1.0, whole genome shotgun sequence genome encodes:
- the LOC123610657 gene encoding keratin-associated protein 20-2-like translates to MCYYGNYYGGLGYGYGGLGCGYGCGYGGYGYACHRPCCFGRYWCSGFY, encoded by the coding sequence ATGTGCTATTACGGCAACTATTATGGCGGCCTGGGCTATGGCTATGGTGGCCTGGGTTGTGGCTACGGCTGTGGCTATGGTGGCTATGGTTATGCCTGCCACCGTCCATGCTGCTTTGGAAGATACTGGTGCTCCGGCTTCTATTGA
- the LOC123576047 gene encoding keratin-associated protein 6-2-like: MKTEVGESERCSEADDTSPRLLYPSTTSTANTMCGSYYGNSYGGCGYGGCGYGGCGYGGCGYGGCGYGGCGYGGCGYGGCGYGGCGYGGCGYGSSGYKGCGYRSCGYGGCGYRGLGCGYGCGSGCGY; this comes from the exons ATGAAGACAGAAGTTGGTGAATCTGAACGCTGCTCAGAGGCTGA TGACACTTCTCCTCGCCTTCTCTACCCAAGCACAACCTCAACAGCCAACACCATGTGTGGAAGCTACTACGGAAACTCTTATGGAGGCTGCGGCTATGGAGGCTGTGGCTATGGAGGCTGCGGCTATGGAGGCTGCGGCTATGGAGGCTGTGGCTACGGAGGCTGTGGCTATGGAGGCTGTGGCTACGGAGGCTGTGGCTATGGAGGCTGCGGCTATGGAGGCTGCGGCTATGGAAGCTCTGGCTACAAAGGCTGTGGCTACAGAAGCTGTGGCTATGGAGGCTGTGGCTACAGAGGCCTGGGCTGTGGCTATGGCTGTGGCTCTGGCTGTGGCTACTAG
- the LOC123576049 gene encoding keratin-associated protein 6-1-like, with amino-acid sequence MCGSCYGNYYGGCGYGGCGYRGCGYGGCGYGGLGCGYGSCYGCGFRRVGCGCGCGYGYGSRSLCGCGYGCGSGYGCGFGYYY; translated from the coding sequence ATGTGTGGCAGCTGCTATGGAAACTACTACGGAGGCTGTGGCTATGGAGGCTGTGGCTATAGAGGCTGTGGCTATGGAGGCTGTGGCTACGGAGGCCTGGGCTGTGGCTATGGCTCCTGCTATGGCTGTGGCTTCCGCAGAGtaggctgtggctgtggctgtggctacGGGTAtggctcccgctctctctgtggCTGCGGCTATGGATGCGGCTCTGGCTACGGCTGTGGCTTTGGCTACTACTATTGA